The following is a genomic window from Hypomesus transpacificus isolate Combined female chromosome 14, fHypTra1, whole genome shotgun sequence.
AGGAAATTCATTGTGTTGGCTGACATTAGTGTCTAGCTTAAACCCACTCGGACAATGCATAAAGAAATGGAGCAAGAGCTCCACAATAAtctagtatatatatatttttagttTGGTTAAAGTTTACATCCAATTGAACAACAGTATTTAGCAATCAGCCATGGTAATACAGTAATGGATATGAGTACCAGCGTAAAAGCTTTCCACTGCACTTGAAAAGCTCTGACATAGCACAACTGTGGCACAGCTCACACTGCACACCTgtaaaacaaatcaaatgtaGAACTCATCAATCACTTAAAATGTAGGGGTCATTTGGACACATGTCAAATGCACATTGACAGTGCAacttttgtgttgtttgttttaataCAATGTTTTATCTGTGGTATGTGGTTTGAAAAATTAAGGTAACACTTCTTATGGTTTGAACTCATTAAGGTCCCAGGATTATGTATGCAATTGACTGGACCTAAGGGAAGCTTTCTGCTCCAGTACATGCAGCGGCATCATTTTGATTTACTTAAAATGTAATGCGCTTTCACATACTGGAATCACAGGGATCTAGAGAAATTAGCCTATGCAATGTATTCCCAATTTTATTGTGGGTTATGTGAAACAGTAACCAAGCAACTTATGGAAGCAGAACAGATGCAATGtgaagacacactcacacaaacagaaacacacacaaatcttcCTCAGCAGTTACACTAAAATTACTTCTGTATAAAATACCAAGCAAAAATGTTTCCTGCTTTGAAAAGTTGTGCAAACCTTGAAGCTTTGCGAAAGGGTGACATGAATCCTGTCCTTATCTACCATTTGGTCCAATTGCTCTGAGGGCTTCAGTGATTAGCTGAAGGCCTCTTTTCAACTACAGCACTCACTCCCCCTCCAGTGTTAGCCCAGTTCATCTGTCATGGTTAAGAAGATAATCTAATCCATATCAATGCTAACCCTAATCTATTTTGCAAGTAGACAAAATGAAAGCAGTGTGGCTGTTCGCTGTGATTTTCAGAGAACAGTCAGAATCAAGTACAAAGTACCAAGGCATCACAGTATGCGGACAAACGTCTGTAGGCAGAACAGAAACGCATTTGGGCTCTGCAGTGATGTAGAAATAGAATCCTAATAATGGAACGATAGGGGGACAGCTACAGTATCAATCACTGAGTGAAGAATTTCTTTAGATCTAAAGCATTTTCAAATATTGACTCATCATTGATAACTGGACTGACAGCAAAAAAATAGACCTACTACACTACTAACCAAAATATGACAGAACCATGGCAGCAAAAACTAGCCTCTTTGTGCACTGTGCTTGTGTTCAAATCAAATTTTGAATTAGAAGTATCTATTTGTTTATATCTATTTGTATAGCTCACTAGACTATGTAGCAAGTCAGTTAAGATGACAGAAGAGATCATTTAGGTAATGCAACTGTTTGTTTGCATGGTCTCAGTTGTAAAGATAAATAACTTGAATTGCAGAATGCAGGCAGCACAAGCTGAGATACACGCTGCATAAAAGTAAGACAGACTGTCTGAAAGAATAAATCCAAAACACCTCAAGAGACAGGTTGATTTtctgaaaaataatttatttccAGAGTAAAATAAATGATATCTTGCCATACAAAAAAGTGTAAGAAAAGTGACAATGCCAAAAACCTTATCTTTAGAGACTTTGATTAGTAACACAATAAGTCATACAGTATGTGCCCACATAAATTGAAGAGGTTTAAATAGTAGGGGTAATAAAATAAGTGTTTTGTATTTTAACGGGATATCAACCTATTTGCCACAAGCTATTCACTTCACGTACCATTTTTTGCAACTTCACATGCAGATTTTGCATGCCTAATAACAAATTTGATTTTGCCTTATGCTTATTTTTCTTTGATATTATTTAATTATTACCCCAATTTCATTGCAACATGTATAGCAAAACGTTTTTGTTTGAATAAATCTTGTTTTATACTCCCAGTACAGTCTTTCTATATATATTTAGTAACTaccaaatacaaatatattaaTTGTAATCTCGTTTTGCTTGAATATGTAATCAAAACACATACAAAGACTTTCGGTACTTTCCAATACTTGCTTTCTACTAGGTGCAAAATACCAAATCCGagataaataaaaatgttctcTGAATAATCCCTTATATTAAGACATATTAGGGTTAAATATAGTCAGCAAATCTGAAAAGCAAGAACATAAAGACCCTATCGAACTGAATCTGACAAATAATAACCGATAGATGGTGGTTTTGGATATGACTCAAGTTAATCAAAAAATACAGAGTTCTAGCAAGAGGGCAGCTTCTGAACAGTGTATGCTGTTAATAACAATAAACACCATTCTACTGACTACCACTTGATTTGATTCTGACATTGAAAGCACATAGTAGGCGGCTACTTTAAAACATTCTCTACTCTCCACTTTACAGTACATGAggctctgtttccctctcaatAAATAGCACAGAACGCAATGCAGAATGACATCTCTCGATTTGTAAACTCTTGGCAACTATCAGGTATTTTCAATAGTTTTTAAACTATGTAATCTCTTTTCAAGAGAGAAAGCTgtcatacacacaacacactgaaTTGATTTGACTGACAGGAACCTTTTATGTCAGGTAACGGACTGGATCCATTACAGAGTTGAGAAATATGGCAACTACAACAGTAGTATTGACAAACTAATGGTCCTATGGCCTATGGTAACTAATAACTCCTAACTAGGAGCTTTGGACTGAGCCAGATGAAACCTGTGTTCTTCCAACAATCACAACAGAATTTACTGGCACTGGACAACACCTTGCTGACAAGCGACTGTCTCAACTATCAAAATGGACCCTTAAAAAGTTACAGAGGATGTGAAGCAGAAATCAGCAACAGTCTTTCAAGGCCCTGACTTGGGCCCCAGGATTATCTTTATTGGAAGAGAAAAGTTGATCCTAACAACAGAAGACAGAGGACGATCTCCTGATGGAATTCCAAGTATATCCTCAGGTCCTCCTCATCATGGGACAAAATCTATAAAACAGACTCCATATTTTCGCACCACTCATGGTCTTCTAGGTTGTATATAAACTTTGTCCGGCTGTCTGGGTTATGACTTCCATCCTTCCCCATGTTGTCAAGGGTGTGCCCAGAAGGGAAGAGTTCAGTTGGGGACAAGTGACCCTCATTACTTTTGATGTATTTCTTATAGTTCCTGCGTAAACAATACCAGGTGGTGGTGTACAGGAGAAAGGCTATTCCCTTGAGAATGATGGCCAGGCTCACATAAAGATGCCTGTAAGCTACATTGTCATACAGCAGGCAGGCACCCTTAACCCCGCACTCTGTACTCCAGAAAAGGCATGTTGAGTCGATTCCAGCACCAAAGatcaggggaggagggatgaatcCTGCAAAACAAGTGTGAGGGGGATATTCAAATGTCAACACATGCTCTTCAACTCCGCAGGTGAATGAATCAGTGTTGTTTCTCACATCTGTGCTAGTCAGCAAAGAATAAGACAGAGTAAgaataacaataaaataaatctaGAACATCTTCAACCATTCTTTTTAAAACAGGTATAAAGCTAAAATACAGGAGATACAAAAGAATTGGATTCATTGAAAGGACCTCAAAAAGTAATACATCGTCTTGTTTTGAACATCATATAAAAATGTGGGGTGTATAAGGGGGGCTCCGATCATGTCTTACCTATGAGTCGCAGCAAGAGAAACAGAACTCCAAGAGCATAGGATTTAAGCTCAGGGCTCACAGTCCTGAGGGGGACAAACAGAGGAATGTCAGCATGTTTTCACCAGACCATAGGTTGCTtctcatgcacgcacacacaggactgAGGGTTTCGTACCGGATCAAGATGATGACAGAAGGTGTCTGGGCCATGGCTCCAATCATGCTGCAGGCACAGATGACACACAGGAAAATGAGGAAGGCCTCCTGGCAGCCAGGGCTGGGGCACTTCCCTGGGACTGCCGTGGCAAACTCACTGTCGCTGGATATACACGAGCAGCCGGTCCGATTCTAAACACAGCAACAAAGCTAGATCACACTGGAGTATGCATTAGCGAGGAGCAGTAAAAGTTCATGCACCGTTCTTCCTGGCGTGGGTTGTCTAGTGTTGATGTAAACATCCATCTGTAGAAAGGTCAATGCTCTGACTGATGGCGAGGCAGAGATAATAACCGTGATTCACACACGCGAGGCGGGCAAGGACGTTCGCTGGGTGGGATTTGAATGAAGAGAACATTCGCCTGGAAACTAGCGTCTGTTCCACGGGGGACAAATACCTGCCTGGACTTACAAGCCATAAAATAGCCAAGTATGGCCCCTGAAGGATGTTTTTGAACGTGTGACAGGACATGAATGAAGCCACTTCAGTTTTAATGAAAGGTAACAGGTCAACCGAACAGTGATACATAGCTGTGCAAGAATACAATCTAGTCACTGTATTAGTTTCTGCCAGACCactgtattttgtatttattatagTGACTCTGTCCCCAAGAAGGCTGCTGGCCTGGTTACAGACCACAGCATATGGACTGTGCTAAATGGCCCTATCTATCACAGGGCACGGTATGaatggggctgggggggatggGTCTGCCTGCCAGGGTAATGACCTGAgcgagggggggcagggtgccTGTGCTCACTGATCTGTTGCAGCCGGCGAAGCAGGAGGACAGATAGGTGACGCCGTTGGAGCCACAAACTGGACTAACGGACGATGTGAAGCAGTTACAGTGACTGATGCAGGCCGCCTCAGGCTTCTGGCCTACGCGTAGGGTCCTGGAGTgaaagaaggaggggagagagaaagagggagagggacagacagagggagggagacagacaaggagggagagagaggcagagggagggaaggagggagagagagagggacagaggtagagacagagcgagggagaccgagaagtagggagggagggagagagagggacagagagatggacaaagggaggggaagaggcagagtgagggagagagagaggaacaggataagacagacatataaaggattCAGGAAAAACCCATACTGCACTGCAATATGTACTCCTGGAGATGGCTGCTTTAAGACAGTGTGATATCCGTTTTCCTTTCCCTTTGCTTTGTCTCTAGCCTGTGTTGTACTGCATGGATTTATTAAGCATGCACATGTAATCAAGGGGTTTGTTCCGACATAAGAAAGCCTGCTATTTCATTATTAAAATATTAGCAAGCTTGTGGCTAAGCAATGTCAGCTGTCTCCACCACCCTAAACACTTGTTTACATTAAGACCATTTTAAAAACTCATTATTCCCCATAGTGAAAATGATTATGTCAGGGTACTTTAACAGCACAGTAGACACTTTGTGGAGAAAGACTTTTCTACTTATGTGAAGAAATTGTTTCTGTGATTAATTATAATTATGGATACTACTTACTGGTTATTACTACTGTAAATTAACACTTAAATAATGTAATGTCACAATAACATAACACTACAATGAAGTACAGTGACTACATGGACACTCTTTCCCAAGCCCTCACAAACAGAAACGCTATGCATAGCAATAGGCACACAGGGTTCTTACTCGTTGCCATAGGCGACGGTCACCCCAGCGACAGGGCCGGTGTCACAgcccaggaagaggaaggagacgtAGCAAGCGGTGGATACCAGGTTGACTAGCATGGCCATACGGATGGCACCCAGCGCTGACAGATTCAGTTTCTTGACCAGCAAGCCCCCCAGGAAGATCCCCAGACACGCACAGGGAATAGCGGTCATACCTGTAAAGGGTAGACGGGGACgagaggggacaggggagacagACCTGGTAAGCGtactgcagtctgtgtgtgtatgaaatagagagaaggaagagagagggagagcaaaagagagagggggcgagaggaagagagaaacagagagcgagagagagcgagcaagatagagagacagagagaaagtgtttTGGTGAAATCGACCTAAGAGTTGATTGGCGGAGGAGGTGGTGAGGTTGAACTGCTGCTCAAGGTATTTCCCCAGGAACGCAGCGAAGCCGGCGACCACGCCGATTTCCATGCAGGCCGCCAGGGTGATGCAGGTGAACACTGGGTTGGAGAGGAGGTGCTTGGTAACCTTGGGGATCACtgttgaggagaggaggaagagcaaaGACACTTAACGCCACAACATTGACAAGATTCTAAACCCTGCGGTATTCTAAGCCCTGCGGTATGTAGCTATTTTGAGTCACTAAAGGAAAGTAAACTGTcagtttcttctcccatctgtTATATCAACCCCTCCAGTGATTTGGTTAGTCCAGGAGTGGCAGCTAGCGCCTAGTGGGCCAAAAGTGGGTTGGATCCAAGTGTACTACGTAAAACATGTAGAGATGGTAGGAAGGCCAGGTGAGGTGGATTGACTGGATTGatttatttatgtgtgtttgtgtttggcataCCCAAAAGGAAGGTCACTAAATATTCCTGTCCTAGATTCCCTAGTGCATACTTCCGATACTTTGTGCGTGAATTCAAGGTCAGTCGGTACGTTTGTGAATGATTGTGTTGCTACTAACCAACCGTGGCAATTTGTTTATATAAACAAAGTTGTAACTATTGGGAAACCTGTGTTATAATCAGCTCCATGGTCATTGAGGAGTCCTGATATGATACAGGGATGAGTGTTGGCAAACACGCATCCCTGTATGTCCTGTCCCTGTGGAACAAGCTAGTTCAGTAGCCATTTGTAATTAGCGCTGTGTCGGTTGTTCCTACCTCGGAGCTGCTGACAGCAGGTGGGGCTGTTGGTCGGCTCGTGACTATGGGCCACACCATTGCTGGGCTTGGGCTTGTAGTccatggaggtggaaggggagAGCATAGCCtgctcactctcccccccatcctccccatcCCGGCGAGGCAGAGACTGGGGGAAGCCAAACATGAAGAGGGCTGAGAAGAATAGTAAGGCACCACACAGGAGGAAACCCCCCCACCAAGCCCCAATCCACCGAGGGTCGTCaggggtgatggtcagccgacCTGTGGCAAGGGAACACAAAGTTAGCACAAATGACCAAGACATGACACAAACCGCTAAACTGGATTTAGCTTAGGCAGACTTTAAACAGTGTCTCACTGGTGTCTATAAAGACAGCATCCACGTAGAACTTGGTACAGAGAGATCCCAGGATGAAGCCACAGGCGGGCCCAAACACCAAGGTAGAGAAGAGGATTCCTGCAAGGAAACACAGAAGATATAATTAAATTGTAGCATGAATCTATAATCAGTTTCAGAATGATAAGGCATCACATACCAGTCAAGGCAGCTTTACTGATTTTTCATGCCATGATACTCTCTCACTTATCCTACTGTGTTACTGTATGGGGCCAAGCCTCCCAGACAACAGTCAAACCCATTATATCATTATACAAAGCACTGAGGCTTTATTAAATTCTCTTTTCTTAAACTGACTTTTAAATGCGCAAATAATCTAGCTCCAGCCGTACTCTGTCCTTTGTGACAAAAACTAATACAAGAAGAGTGGCCACTAGGGGAGCAGTGGGTGGCAACTGCATAGCAGATGGGTGCAAAACCACTTTCGGCCAGTCTGGTTTTCAGTGATAGGGACCCATTTTTTGAAAGCCATTTACCaactgaaataaaaacacaaaccgaacTGAAAACATTTAATAGAAAAGTGAAACACTGGCTGAAAGAAAACCAAACATGTAGCCACTGAGTCAGGTCCATAAATGCAGGagcacaaacatgcatacactgtTGTCCTTGTTGTAATGTATTGTCGGTGCTAGATGCCTGGCTGTTTGCAATAGGTTCACCCCGCGGGGCGGGGTCTGGGTATGGGAGCTAAACATGTAGCGGCCCGCGCCCAAAAATATTTACAACAAAATCACTTATCACTTATCAATGACATGAATAACACCTCATAGCACATCAAACTCTCAACAGTCACATAGCCAATTACCATTTTAGTGCAATCTAGTGTATTCCTCTCTCAGCCACAAGGTGGCGCATTTGTTTTACTGTCAATCCAGGCAGTCCACGAAGCACCAATTAGGAAACATTACCAAGTTCTAGAAACAGCAGATAGAGCATCCCGATCAAAGCACGCTAGCTGCTAGCtgacaaatcaaaacaaatgtgTAGAGGTATTGCCACTGAAAAGGATGTTGATGAAACTGAGTAGCTTTGAGCTAATGGATAATTACATAGACAAACCTCAAAGAGTCTCAGACACAGCAGCTCTTCTGAGAGAAAAATGCAATAGACAGTCCAAACACAACAGGGCAATAGCTGGTCTACATAGAAACATAATCTCCTCAATTAGAGGGGAGCTAGCTACAAAGCTACTGTACTCCAAATCTAATGGAGTGGACAGCTGGAGTTGCAATATGTAGCCTGGTCAGTCACAAATCCTCATTAAAAACGGCTATCTGTCAGGGGGGCGGGAGCCTGGCACAATGACTCACACACAGGGGAAGACGTACTGACATCAGGAGTACCTACCTGGCACTCTTCATCTCAGCCACTAGTTGCCTAGCCTATCTCTCCTATTCCAATAATTCTTTTGACTTAAAGGGCTGCTTGAGGTGGGCACAATATGCAACGGGACTCTTTTAGAGATGAAACCAGGACTA
Proteins encoded in this region:
- the slco3a1a gene encoding solute carrier organic anion transporter family member 3A1 isoform X2, which translates into the protein MQEKKQRGLERNSGDIQRKKSSCFSNIKIFLISECALMLAQGTVGAYLVSVLTTLERRFNLQSADVGVIASSFEIGNLALILFVSYFGAKAHRPRLIGCGGIVMALGALLSALPEFLTTQYEYNPDETWMVEFGRDVCTNRTERDEEEICSNKANTNMMYLLLIGAQVLLGIGATPVQPLGVAYIDDHVKRKDSSLYIGILFSTLVFGPACGFILGSLCTKFYVDAVFIDTSRLTITPDDPRWIGAWWGGFLLCGALLFFSALFMFGFPQSLPRRDGEDGGESEQAMLSPSTSMDYKPKPSNGVAHSHEPTNSPTCCQQLRVIPKVTKHLLSNPVFTCITLAACMEIGVVAGFAAFLGKYLEQQFNLTTSSANQLLGMTAIPCACLGIFLGGLLVKKLNLSALGAIRMAMLVNLVSTACYVSFLFLGCDTGPVAGVTVAYGNETLRVGQKPEAACISHCNCFTSSVSPVCGSNGVTYLSSCFAGCNRSNRTGCSCISSDSEFATAVPGKCPSPGCQEAFLIFLCVICACSMIGAMAQTPSVIILIRTVSPELKSYALGVLFLLLRLIGFIPPPLIFGAGIDSTCLFWSTECGVKGACLLYDNVAYRHLYVSLAIILKGIAFLLYTTTWYCLRRNYKKYIKSNEGHLSPTELFPSGHTLDNMGKDGSHNPDSRTKFIYNLEDHEWCENMESVL
- the slco3a1a gene encoding solute carrier organic anion transporter family member 3A1 isoform X1, with product MQEKKQRGLERNSGDIQRKKSSCFSNIKIFLISECALMLAQGTVGAYLVSVLTTLERRFNLQSADVGVIASSFEIGNLALILFVSYFGAKAHRPRLIGCGGIVMALGALLSALPEFLTTQYEYNPDETWMVEFGRDVCTNRTERDEEEICSNKANTNMMYLLLIGAQVLLGIGATPVQPLGVAYIDDHVKRKDSSLYIGILFSTLVFGPACGFILGSLCTKFYVDAVFIDTSRLTITPDDPRWIGAWWGGFLLCGALLFFSALFMFGFPQSLPRRDGEDGGESEQAMLSPSTSMDYKPKPSNGVAHSHEPTNSPTCCQQLRVIPKVTKHLLSNPVFTCITLAACMEIGVVAGFAAFLGKYLEQQFNLTTSSANQLLGMTAIPCACLGIFLGGLLVKKLNLSALGAIRMAMLVNLVSTACYVSFLFLGCDTGPVAGVTVAYGNETLRVGQKPEAACISHCNCFTSSVSPVCGSNGVTYLSSCFAGCNRSVSTGTLPPLAQNRTGCSCISSDSEFATAVPGKCPSPGCQEAFLIFLCVICACSMIGAMAQTPSVIILIRTVSPELKSYALGVLFLLLRLIGFIPPPLIFGAGIDSTCLFWSTECGVKGACLLYDNVAYRHLYVSLAIILKGIAFLLYTTTWYCLRRNYKKYIKSNEGHLSPTELFPSGHTLDNMGKDGSHNPDSRTKFIYNLEDHEWCENMESVL